The window GACATAATTAAATAAGTCTATACTACACCAAGACCATTAGATATATTAAAGTCTTTCATGATTAGTTATTTCTCTATCTTTTAGCTGGATAAAATGAATGGAATACAGATCACAATGCAATTCAAAATATCACAAAGATAAAGTTACACTCTAACTctttttctcaacaaaaaaaaatcatgagctATAAATACACCACGAGACGTCAAGAACAAAGATTCACAATATTCAATCTctactgcatatatatttttagagcatCTTTCTctagaatattattatattttctctttctaaaaagatacttatttaattaagtatcAGAAAATCCCCATCTCGATCAAAGAAAACCTATTGTACGTATTAGCCATAAATTATATTGGCCTATCAAACATTAAGTATAAGTTATCAACCATCTTGACTTGggagaataaataaaattactatgACTAAGTGATTAACCGATTATCCAACTCGAAAACTTTGTTCATAGATTTCTAGGACTTCATCACATATTCGTAACCCAGAGCAAAAGGGCCAATAAAAGAAGTGGAACTTGAAAacagaagcaaagaaaaaaaaacggcAGCTCTTTTATGAGCAAACAAAGATAGCATTTGCACTTGATGGAAGAGTTGTTAGAGATCTAAAGGAATTGAAGTTTCTATAATATGGATATCAATTATTATCCCATTTCTTGGAGTTTTGTTaagcataaaaagaaattttatgagaagtaaaatgtaaatgaattaGCTTTTTACTCAACTTTTCACAGACGACAATACTAATGAGATCATGAAAAACTTTAGATAGGAATAAGGTTTTTCATGGTTACATCCTAAGCTGGTAGAGTGACTGATCTTGACTATAGATCAATGAGATTTCCTCAAGGAAAATCTAATATTCGAATAGAGACTCTTCTTAAGTTAACAAGTGTGGGAGGGGTGTTGATGTGAAGATATAAATGTATGAAAAAAGAGTTTTATATGTTTAGCACTTATCTCTTATAACATATGACCAACATGGTTAAGAATAGATTTGGCCTTcatatctttatatatttactctttaaatttattttatgaaaaaaaaatatttttctcaaaaattaGTTTGTGTTACGCTAGTTGTTATTGGTGAAGATGTTGGAGGTAATATATTCCTCAAAAGTTAGTTGgaaaatttgtttatttcatATAAGTATGGTAGCATCTTGCGAataaaatttctaataaaaaaactggTTACCTTCACCTAAATAAtacctaaaaaatcatattcttcatttctcttattctataataaaatagcattcttgaattaatttttatgtattaagaataaatatatgCCATGAATCTAGTTAAAGGAACAAATGACTCGTACtaaatttagaatattttaaaaaaattatccttttaTATTACAATCCAAATAACTTGTAATACTTAAATTCAATCacatattcaaatttaaaaagatatatgttatttatagatataaattttcttataaatatagtattttatattatttaaatatacatctttttaaaagaaaatttcttttaaatacaaCAACccacaaaattaaagaaataataatcataaactcATTATCtaatacaattataaaaaacaaataataggaTAATAAATTTCGAaacctttttttcctcttgacatttatttattcttttcttccttcacaTAAATAAAACCTCCCTTGCATACCACATCTCTCCTCATTTCCTTCACCTTCCTTCCCAGCAAGAGTAAAAAAGTCAGCCAATCCTCTCTTCTGGGCTGCCCCCTTCTCCTCGATGGCACCCTCAAAGCTCATCTTCACCCTCTTCATCCTCCTTTCCTCCCTCTCCTTCTCATGCTCAGCAAGACCTTGCAAAACCCTTTTCATCTCTTCTTATTCCTTGTCCATCAAACCCcttaaccctaaccctaacaaCCCATCTTCTGGTTTCTTTATCGTTACTGAAATCGAAGAAACCTCAACTTCCACCTTCCACTCGAACTTCTTTAACCGCAGATTCATCCCTTTCATCCCTAACAATAATTACGAGAAATCCCATGAAATTCATGACAAGAAGGGTTTTCAAGAAACCGCCCAGGTGGGGTCGGTTTGGCCTGGATTTGGTGGTTATGATTTGAGTTCGTTGCGTGATCGTACTAAGGATATTCTTAGCGTGGTGGTTGCTTTGCTTTTTGGTGTCGGTTGTGGTGCTCTTACCGCAGCTACGATGTACTtggtttggtcttttttttctccttcgcAGCCGCGCTATAGTCATTATTTTGATGGAGATTTTAGtgatgatgaggaggaggatgtGAAGAAAATTGGGTATGTCAAGATTCCTGAGGCGGAGCAAGTTAAATGCGGTTCGGTATGAGGGAGATTGGTAATTTCTTGATTTGGGTTTGCGTATATAGTAATCAAGATAGTGAATTCGGTAATTATCAACTGGTTTCATTTTATCGATGTTTATGTTATTATGGAATTGTTGTTATTAGTGACGAACAAATGATGATGCTTTTATGGTGTGTGTTGTTTTTATTGCCGAAAGGCTCTGACTTTTATTGTTATGTAATATCAGTTGACTCTGGTGCGTTAATTGCTTGTGTTTCGGTTGATGATTTGATGGGATGTGGCTTGGTTTTTAGGTTTCTGGAAGAAAATTTGATGAATGTTAGTGTTTGGTTGACATTGATTTTGTGCATAGTTTTTATAGCTAATGTGCTTGTCCTAGTTGATTGTTTTGCTGCTTTCATGTTAATAGGGAGATAGAGCTGATAGGATTAGTTACGGATAGAATACAAGAAAACTTGAGACCCCAAGCTTCTTCATTTACCATTGATGAGTGGTGAAGTGGCAATGTAGCTTTTGATCGCTAAAAGGTCCCTGTACTGCTACAGCTACTTCTTCTGAAGCTTCAAGTAGTGAATGGCTGAGCATCTAGATTTTAATGTCCACTATCATATACTTTCACCCTCTGAAAGCATAAAGATGTGAAATTGTTTTAGGTGTTGCTGATGGGAGCTGGTCTCTTCTCATTAGGGACTTACTGAAAAGTATATAACAGAGTAATCCTGAGAGATAGA of the Populus nigra chromosome 7, ddPopNigr1.1, whole genome shotgun sequence genome contains:
- the LOC133699916 gene encoding uncharacterized protein LOC133699916 encodes the protein MAPSKLIFTLFILLSSLSFSCSARPCKTLFISSYSLSIKPLNPNPNNPSSGFFIVTEIEETSTSTFHSNFFNRRFIPFIPNNNYEKSHEIHDKKGFQETAQVGSVWPGFGGYDLSSLRDRTKDILSVVVALLFGVGCGALTAATMYLVWSFFSPSQPRYSHYFDGDFSDDEEEDVKKIGYVKIPEAEQVKCGSV